TAAGTGCCGTTGCTACGGTGCCATCTTCAAAAGTAACCTGCTCTTCCCGAATACCATCGCGATCAAATTTGAGGAGGCTGAAGAAGTCATCCCCATCATCCCAGGCAAGGCCGGCGTCAAAGAACAGGTTGATTTCGGTTGGGAGGTACGGGAAATTGATCAACCCAAATCCGCTTGCACCAAAGAGCGG
This sequence is a window from Bacteroidota bacterium. Protein-coding genes within it:
- a CDS encoding tolB protein precursor, with translation PLFGASGFGLINFPYLPTEINLFFDAGLAWDDGDDFFSLLKFDRDGIREEQVTFEDGTVATALIAEQVPVFSTGVSTRFNLFGYTILELFYAYPFQRPDKGAHIGFQLIPGW